DNA from Chelonia mydas isolate rCheMyd1 chromosome 3, rCheMyd1.pri.v2, whole genome shotgun sequence:
AAGTGGGGGATTGTTTAGTtttgaatctctcctcatatggaaggccCACCGTGCCTTATTTTCATCACCCACTCTAAAAGCCCTGTGAGGAACCTTAGAGACCTAACAAAGGCTCTAATTCAACAAAAtgcttgcttaagtgctttgataaaCAGGAACGGATTGACATGAAGGCCAAAGCTGTAGGATACCAGTGAATGGGCAGCATCACAATAGGTAAAATTCATGATCAGCTGTGCAATATCTTGCATTTGTCAAAGGGATAATTTACCTACTCTCGGCCATGGCTGGGTTCTAATTTAACTTATGTCTCATGACAAAACTTGGCTATTAtggacagctcaatgaagacTTGAGCACATTGTAcagaagccatttaaaaaaaaaagttgggataTTTACAGAGTAGGGTAGAAAAATTGTAGTAAAAAAATGTTATTATGCCATGATCTAATTCAATAGCTGGTCAGCCGCCTTGAAAAATACATAGTAAAACTGGAAAGGGTCCAGAGATGGGTGATGAAAGTGATTATACGCATGCAGAGATTTGTGTTTAGCCCAAAAGGATGACAGACAGTTGGAAGAAATGTGCTTCATCAATTAAGGGTTGAAAGTTTCACAGACACTTCTCTTCCTGTTGCCATTAAAGGGAGCACTCCAAAAACCCCAGGAAGACCAGAAAGCATGCCTAATACTTCTATGGTAaaacacaaacaagaaaaaataattttggaggAAACTTTCAAGCATCCTCTTATTTGTCATAAAGTAGTAAAGAAAAATACAAGTTCTCTATCCTTCACCTCTTGTGCAGATCatctttcagagaaaaaaaaaatcacttcgaTTAGATACATGAAGTTAGTTTTGTGAGAAGCTGCTGGTAAAACAaattacaatgaaaaaaaaaatcctggttcTCAGTGACCCACCATGTCAAAATATTTAGGCTAATTTATTCGATCCTGCctttagaaaaaataaacatttttcagacAGGGCCTAGAAGACAGTTTTCACACATTTGATCAGCATCTTCAATAAATCCTTTTGCTGTCTTCTGTTTGACTGCTAACTATGCTTCAGAATTTGCAGTATCTTTTTAACCTGCATTTGTGAATGTGTATTTTTGTGCCTTGTAGCAACATGCTCACTCACTGTGCTAATTTATTTCAAAGTGTTTGGAGCCAGACTTTAAATGCACACATAGCGATTATGTAACTAAGGGGTTTTAGTGAGTGAAAACTTTGCCTATTTTTGCTGCTACAAAATATGTACTCTTTCATGAATGTTTAAATGTTAGTATGTATTTGAATGTGATTTCTTTGCATGTAAAAAGAAACAGGCAGCTATAGAAAATGTATATGTAGACCATATATGCTCCCTGTACCCATTAAATGGATGTGTAGCTACCTTATTTCTCCTTGGAATGTAATTTCCTTGACACATAAATCTGTTGTTACTGGTGTGGTTTGTTTCTTCTGGCTACTTTTTACAGTTCTTGGTGGAATATTTTCAAGGAGACTTAAGTGACAAGTTATGATTCActcaaagaaacagaaaagccTTTATGGAGTGGATATTAAATCATTTGAGAGTTTATGTCCTCAAGCAGTCTGCCTAAAAACCATCTTCTACTTCTGCAGTGTTAGCAACTTTCTTGATCACCCTCATAGCAACAGCTACTCCATTAGAATACCTGGTGAACAGTAGGACCCCCACTAGAATCAGACTGGGTATCTAAATTAGTGTTTTGAACAGATGACTGTCCAAATCAGAAAAGATGTTTTACTTGGTATGTGTTAATTCTTTCTAAGAGACTGAGGTACCACTAACATTTCATGCAAATCTAATCAGTCTTTAATTATCAAAGCAAACCATCTAAAGCTAGAAGGCTAATCACTAGCTGGAGAGCTGCATAAGTATGATTGATATCCTTACTAATATTGTCCTTTCACTTTGATTAAGTCAGTGAGAGCATCTCACTATCTGAAGCACTTCTCCTCTATCTAGTCCCTTCCCATTTCATGCTGGTAACTTGGACtgcaaagtgttatttactatATATCATCTGTTACACAAAAGGGAATAAATTACAATCACActaaaaacatttgatttttttttatgggtATGGTCCCATCATGATACAATACATTTGAGGAAAACCTAACAACATTAGTCAGTATTGAAAAGCCATGGCACAAATTATTGGAGTAAACCCTTCCATGGAGACTTGTACTAGAGAAACCTCTCACAGTTTAAAGTATAGCATCTGCCAGAGGCAAGAACCTCCAACAATTCAAGTTGAATACCCAATGATGATAAAAGTTGTCTGTCCAGCCAGAAACCAAAATGATTTCTTGGAATGGGAGTTAATTATACATATTCAATAACCAGGACAAAATAGCATTGTATTTTTTCTTGTATTAGATCTCACCCATCTACAGCTGTGAACAGCTCAATAACTATAAAGAGATCACTGCTCATTAAGTAGGCAGTCTTGGCAGAGTTTGAAGCTCTAATGATTATTTTTCATCTCCTGAAGCCTACATTTTACTTTGAAACCGGAAGTAACTCTTGGACTGGATTCTAAAGCAGGataattattttataataaatcaCATTTCCATAAGGATTAAGTAAGAAGATGGAAAATCAAACCTTACAGTACAGGCTGTAAACTTAACTTGGCTGAGTGCAGACTATAACCCATCCTCCATGCAGCATTACAAAGGAGTTCACAGGACCTGTGGGGTGCTGGGCTCAATACCTCTTCTGTTGAAGAATTTATTCCTTAATCTGCATAATTAGGAATATTATGAGAAAATTATGGAttccaagtcagctgactttcCCTCACCATCTCCAGTTCTCTGCCTCATTTATCACCATCATCCCTTTATAAATGGCAGGACTAGCAGCCTGCCGAAGTGCAATTACAGTGATAAAGGCGAGGAGAAACAGTTATTAATCATACTATTAAAAGCCTCACTAGAGCTAAATAAATGTCTATTGTTATTGACAAGGAGGGCACTGTTTGAGATTCTCCAGCAGCTAAACTTACCCCTTGCTGCAAAACTTGTGTTCCCAaatttcaactttcatttaaaaaacagatttggtTTTGGCACAAAGAACCTTGAAACCATAAACTGAATGTAGCTCAGAGGTGTAAAATACCCTATTCATTACAATCAGGGCCCTGGGGACTCTGCAGTCCTGTAATTTGGAATTTTTCCCCCAATATATACCACTCAGCATTTTTCCTGTGGAATTTGCTTTGCTGTTGCAGCCAGGTGCCCATAGGACATGCCTGCAGCTTCCTCTTGATCTTCAGCTTTCCCGCAACAGAGAAGCAAGTGGATTATAGTCCATGTTCCCTGCACTGTCCCATAGACTCGAATGCGCTCAGTCCATGAAGCACTGTTGGTTTTGAAGTGCCAGGAGGACACAGTTCACACCTGGCTTGAGGAGTGCGCCTAAGGCAGGGCAGCgagcaggggcaggacaggggaagCGCAGGCAAAGCAGCCTGAGGTGGCCCCAGCTCCCGGAGCGGGAGGCGCGCCCACAGCTACTGCGAGGCAGGCTGCGCCCCCAGGTCCCTGGCGCCAGCCGCTACCTCCCGGCCGCGGGTCCGTAGTGTAACTCTCGCTCCAGCTGCTCCGCGGTGAGCGTGCCCTGGATGGGCTGGCAGCCCGGGTTGAAGACGGAGTAGGCGCTTCTCTCGCCCGGCCGCCTCTCGCCGGGGCCGCGCGTGCCGGCGTAGAGCCAGTAGAACAGCGACAGGACGAAGCAGGGCAGCCCGAACTGCAGCTCCGCGGCCAGCCCCAGCAGCACCAGCCACAGCAGGAACTTCAGCAGGGCCGTGTGGGCCAGGAGAGCCCGGGCGCCCCAGGGGGCGGCAGCACCGGCAGCCACGTCCCGCGGGGGTCCCGGCCTGCGCGCCGCTTCCTGAGGGGCAAGAGCAggcggggtgtgtgggggaggggccctgcGCCGGGCTGCCCCGCTCCTCCGGAACCCCAACCCCCCCCGGCGGCCTCCCAGACACCGCCCGCCCCCGCGGCGCTGGGCCCGCGCCGCCTCTGACCGGCGGCGGGTACGGGGGTCAAGGGTCACCCCGCTGGAGGTCCCCAGGAGCACGAGCCACGGCACGTGGTACCGGCAGCAGCGCTGGGGTCCCGGCGCCACCCCGCGAGGGGCGGCGCGGGGCAGGGCAAGTCTAGGcccgaaccccctcccccactcacctgGGCGGGGCGGTCCCGCGGGCCGAGGGCGGCCTCCGGCCCTGCTCGCTGCTCGCTAGCTGGAGCCGCCACCGCCTTTGCCGGGGCCGCTGTGGGCTGGGGGGCGCGGCGCGCGGCTCGGAACTGCGCCAGCCTCCGCTCCATGGAGACCAacggccccggcccggcccggcccgcgccGCGGCTGCACGTCCTGACGCAACCAGACCCTTCCCCCCCAGGGCCCCTACGTCACTGAGCGCCCGGGGTAGGAGccacccgccgccccgcccccagccgtAGGGGGCGGAGCTAGGATTCCTCTCCTCTGGCCCCTTCACGCTAGAGGGCGGAACCCAGCACCCGAGGGGGAGCCAGGCCCACTCACTGGGGGCCAGGGCCAAGGGCTGTTGCCTCAATCGAGGCCGATTTAAGGCCCAGCCACAGACTGGCAGGGCCCAAGTGCCCTGATGCACAGGGGTGGCGCAGATGAAGGACCCTCCCGAGGGGAAGCGGATGGATGTGACCAGAGGTGGGGCCCATCCCCTTCttctgcaggggctggctggcgcTCAGCCCCACACGTTTGCAAGGGGGACGGGGCACCTGCAGCTCTGATCAGGGTTTGAGTTGAACTAAGCTGTTTGCCAGAGGGCGAGCGACAAGGACTTGCCTGGATTAGGCTGGTTCCTTTGATGGGTTTTACAGTTGTTGCCTTTCACTGATAGGCCCCTGGCTTTATGGTATGAGACAAGGCATAGGGGAGGTTAGCCAAAGCCTTTCTTTTTGTAAGGACTAACCTTACAAACTTCAtttcagggggaggggagtggggatgtTTATACAAACTCCATTTTCTTTTAGTAGTTCTAGTTTTGCTGCATACATTGTTacacataaaaatattaaaataattatgtgTCCTTACATTGTTAAAAAGATCATCCTCGCTCTCTCCATCCTCAGTGGTTTCTGTTGCCTCACTGTGATACATTCCCATGCTGAACAGTTGAAGCATAGCCTGGTATGGGACAAAAAATTGGAGCATAGGCTATGTCCAGTGGGCAGGCCAGAAAGTTCACAAATTTTGGTGTGTTTTCTTAATTGACAGAGTGGGGATAGGAGGATTCTAAAatgctaaagattcacatgtacATTGACCCTCCCGTCAATCACTAAAAATACTCCTACAGCCATTTTTAAACTATAACTTTGTGTTCAAGACACCtatgacaaaaaaaaccccacccaaatAGGCGACCTTCAAATAAAACAATCCTTCACCTCAAAATATTAAAGcggctttaaaaaaacaaaaaaaaaaacaagcccaattcaaCTGGACTTTGTCTTGGAAGAGGGCAGATGCTCATGGGATGCAGCCTTCTGCTCCTCTCCTGCTCCAGTAGGGAACGGAAGGCTTCTTCGACTTCCTCATAGTGCGTACCTTCCTCCCAGTGCTCCCACAGATACTGCATCCTTCCAGCCCAGGCCTCCTTAGAGAGAGCTGGGGCATGCAGGGGACATGAATCTCCAAAGGGgcttaacaaaaaaaagtttggaaaccaccAATCTAATGAGAAGTGCCCCTTAAATGACTGGAAGCGATCacagcaaagggagagagaaagacagtAAGATATAGATGTTAATTTAATAGCAGTGGTGGATACTGGAACAACTGAAAACAACACTTGTAGTAATAGGTGTTAAAGAGAGGCCCTTTAAATACTTCAAAACCAGAGTTTGAAACACAGCTTTTAAGATAGAAAGCAGCGTGtaggcatgggcagcaggtataggccaggggaggctaagcctccacAAACAGGATGCGGcgcacctccctttggaggcacACCACCAGCCTGCCGTCTTTGGAGCACCACTGCCGAAAAGGCGCCTGTGGCCTTGCCCACGTTCCGCCCCAAAACCCCGCTCCTGCAGCCCGCTCTTCCCCGGTAGCCCTGCCCACActgctcctcttcccaccccgtctgcctcttccccccccgagGCCCTGCACTCACTCCACCTATTCCCCtatacccccccacccacccgtgCGTCTTCGCCAATTAACTCCACGGCCCCCTGCTCCCACCTCTTTGCCCCTTGAGAGACAGAGAGGTGTGgatggtgggcggggggggggccactcgggggaagggagcagagaggcggcaggtgcggggggggggccaaGCGGGAGTGGGGCCTTAGATGGAGTGTGAGCAGGGCCTCATGGGGAGGAGGCAAAGCGGGGGcaggcctcagggcagagcagggggcaggaccaCAGTCTGGGCCCTGGTGGCCGCCCCTACTTCTAGGGAGCTTCAGGCCCTCAGGCCCAGCCTCCTCAAATGTAAGAGTCACGCACTGCCCATGCATACAGGTTACGCATAAATGGCAGCAAAACTATTTTAACTGACGGAAGCCTATGGGATTACAAGACCaattagcactgtctacacactGACTTTTTAGACCTAGTAAAATTGAgctagcctttttttttttttaatacaacttAACAGCATGGAAAGCTGGGTCAGTCATTATTTCAGCTTTCTGCTGCTGTCATTACACCTCTGAAATACAAACTAGCTTATAGTAGGTGGCTGTGGGTTTATTATTGCTTTGGCAGTAATGCTCTGGTTACCAATGAGATGTAACTACCATGCTATTCTGTAATTTCCAGTTCCTTATAGCTCTTTCAGAAATgacctgggaggggaggggagggctgaaAATTTCTCATGCTCAGTGTTtggaaaattaaatacaaatccaTGGTGCTGTTTTTGAGTTATTTTAGGGTgggaacattttttatttttccaactAAGACAGTTCTCAGCTGCATATTTTACGCTCATACAGATcaactttattttaaactttaagCGTCACACCTGTGCCATGCTGAATCAAAATGCTTGCCGTGTTTAAATAAACGTGGTCTGGAAataacatttcaaatgttttaaaatagcatGCATAGGACATTGGTTTGCTGCCTGACGTATCTAGTATGCAGGATAAAATGCCCTTCTGGTGCTGATGAACATATCAAATAGAGCACACTTGAAGCACTGATGTTCGGACAAAACCACAAGCACTTAAAGAGATGAGTCCACACATACATCAGCAGTAAGTGGTTAGTATGAGAAAGACACATAGTAAAGATTAATTATATCTGTACATATGACTTATGAGTTTGGTATTGAACTTATAATCCTTCCTGTCAAATTCTTCTCAAAGTCTATATAGTATATTTGTTATGCTGTGTTCTGTTGGTATGAGGCAACCCACTTTTCTGACTGTTAAGGGCAGAGGTAAGGGTGCTATGAGAACCTTAACTTTGAATGTCTTAACTTTTGTGCAATTGTAACTTCATTCTTAACTGTATATTACAAACACACAGACTTAATTCAATCCGTACGAGTGTCCACCCACGCTAAGTGACCATCCCTAAGTAGCTCTTCAGTGCGCCCAACAACTGCTTAAAAATAGTCCCCATGGCAAAACAACCTGGGCCACTTCTATCCACAGTTATAATGACCATATGGCCTGCGCAGCCCAACAAGCCCTAACACTGGATCCTCAGGCAGGTTCATTTAAAGCAAGAAGCTGATATGTAgacttgccagaagctggagcatTGTTGCTGGGAGCTTTGTCAGTTTCCATTTAAAGTCCAACATGTTTATAAACATAATCTGATTAGCTGTTCAAAGTAAactaagcatttttaaaaggctaCTCCTTTAAGAGACTTAAGAATAGTTGCTTAATATCATTTTCAAAGTATGCTTatgctatacacacacacacacacacagacgcaaGCATGGCAAGATATGATTGGGCTATGTCAGATTTAGTTCAATGTGAATCTCTTATTCTTCCTGCAATCAAAGGATCTGCTTTTAACTTAGTTTCTTGGCTCCTATTCCTTCCTTATATCTTTGGCATGTCATTCTTAATAGCTACTGTCACATGGACAGACCAGCTCAGGCCATCGCTATAGGCCAATTCATTTATATGTGAATATCAAAGGAGTTAAATGTATTAGTATATgttcaggccaattcacttgtgtgttaaTAACAGCTCAAAGGAGACgttaattgtattgttttcacctATCTATAGCCTGTTGTTTACTATTACATTATAGTTACGTTATGCATGCCTGGTAATTAAATAGTGTGTGTTAATGTAAGAGTGTATTCAGGTGTcagaacttcatgaaaactaacgGAACGTTACTTGtgttgttttcacttatctattcCTATTATAATGTAATGGTAGTCATTTATATTATGTATATCCTTGTGATTACATAATTCATCAAATGGAAATGAAGAGGAGTGTTAAATGCAAAGCAATTGACCATTGTGTAAGTACAGACACTTGTCAGCTTGTTGTCTGTGAAAAGAAGCTAGAAGTACTGATTCAAAGAGATCCtttatctctggactgtttggattctaacaggacagaataactgaacaagaaAACAGAGATCCCaaagttattctgggtagccctgaaaagactttggggaaactggcagattactaaaTCTCTGCTGCCATTTTGGACTTACAAACCTTGACTTACCTGTTAAcgtacctgctttaacctctcaataactctaatttctttttcttggttaataaacctttagtttactagagaattggctgccagcattgtctttgatgtGAGATCCAGAGTACTAATTGATTtgagggtaagtgactggtcctttgggactgggagaaagctgatgtggtgtgatttttggtttatgtgaccattatcactaagtccagtttgtctgtgTGGCAGGATgggctggagagtctaaggggactttATGGTAAAACtagtatagtgatccaggagtgcaAATTTGTTACTGGcatggtgaaatctaattataaatTATACCACCAGttgggggtgtctgccctgtttcctGGTGAGACACTGCAGACAGCGTGACAGCTACAATAATATATGACAGTCCATCTGCGTTCAAAAACAGCAGATCATTGTAAGAATTTGGATTTTACTTAGCTTTATGCCAAACCATGACTGCTGTGTCCTATAAATGCAAAGCAGCACAgttactgatttatttttgtcCAGGCAAAAAACAAGTGAAATAGAGGAGACTCTCTTATTCTTCAGACATTTTCAACGCTCAGAAATTCTGCAGGATACCTATGCCCTTAACCAAGTGTGAACATCTTCATACCTATGATATAAAATAATCTTTACAAAATCAGAGTCACATAGGTCATTAGAACAGGTGGGAAACTGGCTGCATTTTGCTTCATTTTCCCTCTTCAAGAACTTCTAAAACTAGCACCATGCGTGGCTTTTGACATCATATACAATCTGCAAAACAGCAGGAATAAATTCCGTGATGTAAAGAttgacaaaataaaaatctacttCAATTTGTGTCCAAAATGTAAAATGAATCTTTAAGTGATTGCACAAGggtcatttattttttcattttcacaagTCTGCATTTTCTAGTTCCTTCTGGAAGCAGAAGGGCTAGAAAACGAGTTGAAAGGCTATTCCTGAGGTATTTTGAGATGACTGGAAGCAGGAAGCAATAGAAATTTCACCAGAaaacctcttcttaaaaaattTGTATCCTAATTTAGCTGACCTAAACGGATGGAGAAACATTCAACCCCCTAGGCACATATTAGATGTGATCTTTCTGAAATTGGCACATCACTCAAACAGGACCACCACACCACAGCACCAGCAACCCATTTCTTCAATAATAAAGCCTTAATCAGAGCTTTTGTCCAGTAGAAGTCAAATTTTAATGGAAATGCTGCTCCAAAGCTCTTTCAGCCTCACAAAGTGTCCATTCTATCCATTTTTGTGCATGCCATACTATTCTGAAATAATATTGATGATCAAATTCCATTAATTCTCTTGAGTACAGATGTATTCCTCTAATTAATTGATAGGAACTTGGTCTTTCACGACATTAACATCCACTCATGCGGACTAGCTAAGTGCCATTAATTCAGGCAAAGGCAACTGATTATTAATATAATGATCTGACTTCATTAGTTCTATGGAGCTGAGGGAGAAAAGTCTGCAGTAGCTTTAGTTTTTGAGAATGTGTATTAAATGGAATGGAGTGGGTAGATTTGGACTTGTCTAATTCCTTACAGAGGTTTTTGCATAGGTTATTTAGCGCTGATTAGTAAATGGAGAGAAGAGACACTTGTTTTGTAAAACTTGTAATTTAGATTAATTTTTCCTCCTAAAATTCTAACATTGGAGAATTAACTTTTAAAGACACAGAGTGAATATTGGTTCCTTTTTATTAGATTAGAACAGAGGTCTCAAACTCCCGGCCCGTGGGCCATCTGTGGCCCAAGAACCTTCCCAATGTGGCCCGCGGGGCTCCAGCAATTTTGGGCAGGGTCTCTCCTTTGGCCCCGCCTGCCGCCCCTGGACGCTCCCCACCATGTGCGTCCTCCAGACAATTTACAATGGCCTGCTCACGCCACATGTCTGctgacccctccctgcagcctcagggcggggcagggcagtgcctccacgcactgcccccgccccgagtgctCCTGCAGCcaatgggcagctgtgggggcggtCCGTGGGGGTGGCAGCGTGCGGATGCAGCCTGGCTTGGCCCGCCCCACCTTGGAGCCTCAGGTAAGTGCCACACACCCCgaccctctcccagagcctgcaccccaaccccctccccccaatctctctcctagagcctgcatccccttcccacacaccccctcctgccccaaattccctcccagagcctgcacccctctccctttctccctcccagagcctgcacccacactgcctcccgcagcccagagcctgcatccagcACCTAAACTCCATCccatagcctgcacccccagactccctccccgacccaaactccctcccagagcccaacctctcaccccttctgcacccaaactccttcccagagcctgaagcccaatcccctaccccagacctcctcccccacccaaactccttcccagagccttaggcaggtcgGGGGGAggcaatatattcatgtaatgtttaagaaaagttttgtaaatgagttccaatagttcatggattagggacccaatcgtATGGgattccacaggcttctgtatagattatttaggttaatctttctatctacccaatgggactcagtgctcagtctagaagataccatcagagatgcttagttttgcagttctcaaactgtggatttgtgtctccagaggtaacatgcttgttaacagcaaaaatatttcaataaatattatatagaggtgagaaataacagatctcaactctattgtccctttgcaaatttgtgtacatagaGTCAATCCcctacctctctctaaaagtgaaaagtttcagaaagttcaatgaatagaagattctTGGGGGCGGAACAGATCTGGACaaagagaagaagtctggagataaatgtgagaagcgagggctatatgcttttttgttaaaatattatgtttgctgttgaagaaaaaaatccagaatacttaatgttgttgttttagttaaataaaacaatttaaatatctgtctggtgatgttctcctcctaatacagcctggcaagaaaatcatccaaatattaatgattaacctgttaaactggagatagttcacctcccagtgacttcataaatatctgctttaattatctttggtaaatgaaataaccaaacaatcattcattttctgatag
Protein-coding regions in this window:
- the SAYSD1 gene encoding SAYSvFN domain-containing protein 1, translated to MERRLAQFRAARRAPQPTAAPAKAVAAPASEQRAGPEAALGPRDRPAQEAARRPGPPRDVAAGAAAPWGARALLAHTALLKFLLWLVLLGLAAELQFGLPCFVLSLFYWLYAGTRGPGERRPGERSAYSVFNPGCQPIQGTLTAEQLERELHYGPAAGR